The genomic region ATGGAGTACTTGCACACTTGGGTTTTGTTCGTTTACCAATTAGTctataaaatttaaatgtttgaaaacTGCAAATCTGATGCCAAACCATCCCAATTTTTGTCCCCCCACCCAAACCTTTTGACAATTtggagaatatatatatatatagtacaaaCGTAACCATAGTGATGGTATGGATAAACATGCGATACGCCAGTCCAAACAGAATAGGAAAGAGTTGTAGAGGACTTCAAGTGTCCACTTTGATCCGAAAACCCCGAGGTCCAACCCAAGAcctggggccagttgcataaacttaaggtttgtttacacgacaacgatgtactacAAATGGAAATGGTTTTTCACTAGCTTTTTTCGTGTACAGACAACATTGTTGTCAAAACAATACCCGTTCACATGGATCCCTGAAAACGAATGCATTAttctgccaggccagtagttggcaatgtcagtttgtaaagaaacactacgcagctatagactgaacacataatacgcATGTGTAcgtcacagttttcacaaattcgcatttttgttgtttacatgggGACTATAACTACttcattttcaaaaacgtgCACTTTCAAACTTGCTTGTGTTTTCAGGCCGCCAAAATGCCGTTGTGGAGTAAATTAAttgccaaaatgcataaaaagttttcagtttttagcttaaaatggtgttgtgtatACAGCTCCTTAGCCACTAtgttaagactgtgtcttaagaactagcattttttttatgtaactgactgAAATTAGGACCAGTCTTGTGAAACAATTAGATGACTAACTTTTAGGACTAGTCTAAGAAGTTTTTGCAACCGCCCACTGAGCTGGTTTGGGTCCAAAACTTTGACGAGTGCTACGGACATGGGTCGGGTCTAATATTAGTAGCCTTGGGTCACGgttagtttaaaataaatgtgcttttacAGAATGGACCCAAGAAAGACTCTTTCCATTTCCATTTCCAAATTtccattatttgtttttttgttttgtttttttgattaacaatattttattatttaaaacaaatacatattaaataatTCTGACAACATTCTTATCCCCCTTCTTTGTTTTCGGTCAGTTTGCACATTGTGTGTCAATGACCAGTCTCCTCAATGTGCATGCAGTAGCGGCGTGTGGTGAGGTGCAACAAAAAGCTTGTGAACGGCTTATCTACTTGGAATTGCTCATCCAAGCAGAAAAGTGTTATATTATTGCCAGATATTGATTACAGAAAACCATCTAAATGCAGCTAATGCCAAACTAATCATTTAAATCAAACTAACAAAATTAAACCATAactgtatattttgtttttgctcagATAAAACCATTTGTGAAAAAcacaaatgtttgaaaaattattgactacattGTCTGACAATATGGCTTGGGTCTCAGGGCTAATTTTCTTGGGTCTGTCTCAggtctatttttcttttttaaaaagtaattttcagGTACAGGCAGGTACAGATCTCATAACCTGAAAAGACCTCTAATGATTGAGTAAaaatcaataaacaaacaaataaacaaataggcTAAATATGGAGTGATGTCAGTATAAAACCCAGTTCAGTGGTACTATTGAGACAGAAActgactgcacctttaaatagaaTCTTTCATTATTTACACTTTGTGTTATCTTATATGCATTGGAATGGTTTAGTGAACGAAAACTATACTCCCCTACATGCCCAGGCAATAAAAGTCTTAGCAGGTCTTAGTAAAGTATTTTATGATATAATTTTCTTACTGAAGGTAATATACTGCATTTCATATTTGCATGTTGCCTGCAAACTTGTCTTACAGTGCAAATGGCATTGTGGTTACTGTGGTTTCTGCTCACAAGAATGGGACAGTTTTGTACTGCGGACCTACAATGATGTTACATCTTCATCAATTCGAGCATGCATTGGTTCATCAAAAGAGGTCATTCATGTCCTGACCTTTAACCATAATATAAATTAGATACAcgtccttaatttaattaaaaccaGTGAGTCATATTTTATAGTCATAAACCCTACATTCGGTTTTTGAGATATTCAAAGCTTATTgagatatttaaagtttattcTCATTTGACTACACTGGATTATTTGTAATATGTAGGGTGTATTTAAACTGGGTTGTAGCTCTATTCAAGTGtctaaatatatttatgcaAACATTAATGTTGATAAAATATCTTGATTGGGTTTACTGTAAGTTTGGATAGTGAAGAAAAGGGTGGTTTGGTAGGATGAAAAAATGTGTAAGTAGTAATGTGTAAGGGTGGTATTGTACATTGAGATGTTGTAGTGCTGTGACAGGAAGTGAGGACTGTAGGGGTGGATTGCCTTTGTAACAAATGTAAAAAGGTCATTTGAAagagcgagcgagagagagagcctTAGAGTCACAGAAATACCACTGAACAAGGAATTCCCCCGCCTCCTCCGATCCAGCCAAAAAaccaaagtgtgtgtgtgtgacttgtCTGGGCaagcatttttctttgtattctgtttttgtcaaagtttttaGCATTAAGTTGTTTTATATCCACTTTGTAAGGCTATGGCATATCACACGTATGATGTTAGATTAGGCACTAAACTTAAAACATTATCTCCTGTGCTATCTTGCTTTTTAATTATGCTGTATTCTGTACTCCCTATTCTCTATATGTGGATTGCAGTTCTGTATAATGAACTGATCCATCTCATGTGCTGTGTTTCATTACAGGGTTTAATTAAAGAAGGAAAGGATAGTGCAAACAGGAAGAGGCTTGTACAAGAACAGAAGAAAAAGACAGAGAAGGGGCGGGATGCAAGAAGGAAACAGAGTGGAAGATATCGATAGGCTGGGACTTGCAGGAAATCAGGAGGATTAGAGACTATCTTAAAGCAAAAAAAGATGAAGCCCATTAAAAAGCAAGACAGGCGGTCGCCTCCCTCCACTCGTGCCAAGGGAGTTAAGAGGAGGATGGTGGATAGTAGCCCACAGGAAGAGAAGAGAGAAACAGAGGAAATACCCCAAATTTCACCTACCTCTCCCAAGAGACATATCTCCTCAAATTCTGACTCATCACAGGAAGGGCCTCTGAGAAGAAATGGGTCTCCAGAAAAGGAGGGGATCCACAGTGATGGGGTCCTCAGTATAGCGGTGGATTTTGGTAAGACGGATGAACCCCCCGGGAGCTCCAAGTCTGGCGGAACACAGAGTGACAGTAACAGTAGCACGACCAGTGCCAGCAATAGCCCCAACCCTTCGTCTAGTCGTAAGACAGCCACTTTTAAGGCCCGTGTACCCAAGAAGAAGTACACCTCTGAGCACTATGCCGGAAACCATGGCAATGCCAGCACTCCCAGCACACCCCCACAGAGCAGCAGCAGCTCTTACAATATTACTGGTGCTAACCAGGTCCCAGTTGCCTCTGCTGCACACACAGACCCACACAGTCAAACCCAGCAGGCTGTAGACAGCATCGCTGAGTATGGACACAACAATGTAATGGGGCCCACAGGTAGAACTGCAGGTGAGTGCGGAGAGAAGGATGGGACAAGCGTATCCAGCCCACAGCGTTGCTCCTCCACCGATACGGCCAGCGAACACTCGGCTGACCTAGAAGTGACAGCTTCAGGACGTGATTCTCACTCCAACTCCCAAAAGCCACAAGCACATAGCACTTCAACACCCTCACAAGAGAGCCTGTCATCTGGGTTAGCTGGAGTTCTCGCCAAAGGTCTTAAGAATCAGAGAGTTCTGGCCCGACAGGGTCCCAGATTAGGGGAAGGCTGGCCTCACGATCGGGGTCGGGAAATGTCAGGAGTGTTTCGCGCTGGCGTCGTACGGAGAGTTAGTGAGTCGCATGGGAGTGTGGAGGTGCAGCTAAATGGAGAAAAGACCATATGCAAGTACCCTTTTCGAGTGACTACTGATTCTGTTGACCTCATTCTAGATGCGTCACCTCCTGGTGTGGCCCCGGTGGCTATAGGCACACAAGTCTGCATCCCCTTTAGAGGAGGTGATGAGGGCAGCGAGGGAGCGCAACAGTGGTACAGAGAAGGTGTAATCACTCAAGTAGATCAACATCCAGCTGTATCTTTCCCATACCGTGTCCAGCTACGGGAGGATCTGTCTGATGAGAGAAAGGATATGAGACATGGAGAGGATGACGGAAGGGCTATCAGTGCTCAGGCCATTTGGGTATCACGACAAAATCTTCGCCTCCTGGTTCCTCCTTGGGACCTAGAGCCACCTCAGCCAGCAGAGCCAGGGATTGATGGTAGGAGGGTAAGAGAACGAGAGTGGGAGGAAAGAGAGGACATGGAGGTGTTTCGACTGACAGCGTTTAAAGTTCAGAGTTTGTTGCACCCTGTGACCGTACCTTTCACCTCATCCCATTCTTCGTCTTCTGCCATTAACACTGCCATCACGTCTGTACTCAGTGTAGCCCCAAACAGAGACTATGATCATCACAGAGAGAAGGATCAGGAAAGAGACCTGCATAGGCACttagagagagaaagggaacaAGATCGAGAAAGGGAGAGGCACAAGCATCATCCTCTTCATCCATCCACCCCAGAGGAGGATATGGAGGTCAGCCGTCTCAGTCAGCTAAGGGATGGCGGCATCACTGCAGCCATGAGTAGCAAAGCTCTTGGGGTTTCTTCTCAGCATCGGCACATTCTTTCTAAACCAAACTACCTCAGCCCTGGGAGAGGGCTTAGCACCCCAATTGCACCCCATCTGCCTCTTGCTCCTCACCCAAATCATCCCACTATGCTCCTGGGCCTAGATTCAGCTACAGGTGCTGCAGTCATCTCCTCCACGCCCCAGCTTCCTCCCTTGCCCCCAAGCTCTTCTCGAGGCTCCCTGGACAAGACCCCCAGTTCCAACTCACATGGTGCATCAGGGGGTGGCTCTGGATCCTCGTCCTCTTCGTCACGTTCCCGCACACCCCTCACAGCTGCTCAACAAAAGTACAAGAAGGGCGACGTAGTATGCACCCCTACAGGCATCCGCAAGAAGTTCAACGGCAAGCAGTGGCGCAGACTGTGTTCACGTGAAGGCTGTTCAAAGGAGTCACAGCGCCGCGGCTACTGCTCACGGCATCTCTCCATGCGCACAAAGGAGATGGAAGCCGGAGGCGGGGTGGGCAGAGAAAGAAGTGGCGCCAGTAGCACGGGCACTCTCACACCTGATCTTCGTTTAGGTGGACGCACCAGCAGCGAGTATGACTGGGACGACAACTCACGAGACAGCAGTGAAGCAAGTAGTCGTGGCGGGGACTCTCGACCACGTCTGGTGATGACCTCTCTCATACCGCAAGAACTGCCACGTGAACTGTCCCGCTTTGACTTTGATGAGTGCGAGGCTGCAAATATGCTGGTCTCACTTGGCAGCTCTCGCTCATGCACACCCTCATGCACACCCTCATACTCACCAGTGTCCAATCAGTCACCATTCTCCCCTGCGCCTTCCCCCTCACCCACACTATTTGGCTTCCGCCCAGCTAATTTCAGCCCCATCACAGCACCTTCACCTCTGACCCCTCGCCGCCCTCGCCACCTCAGTGGCACAAAGATCCCGGGCACCCCAAGCACAGAACGTGAGCGCCACATCTCTGGCATCGTGCCCACTTTTCAGACCAATCTGACGTTTACTGTGCCCATGAGCCCTAGTAAACGTAAGCTGGATGCCCCACCACCCCCGTTGCCCATTGCATCAGACTATACAAAATCTGATCCCCAACTCAGTGACCCCAGCCTCAGCCTCAGCGCAGCAGCATTCAGGGTTCTCTCACCCCAAAGCCAGCCTACAACCCCCTCTTCTCTCTCATTCCCTCGACAGCGGAGTGTCACAAGTCGACCCTCATCCTCTGCTGCCTCCACTCCACCCCCTATGCTGGTTTCTCCTACACCACCCTCACCCCTGCCTCAAGATCCTAGCTCACGTCGTATCGTTCCTCTACGTGATTCGCCTGTCATTGTTCGTAACCCAGATGTGCCATTGGCAAAATTCAGTGATAGTCCCCTGAGTCGTAGAGCAAGCTCACGCTCAAGGGAGCACAGCCAGCCTCCTCACCATGCTGCGGGTCTTCAGGCCCCTGTTCCCATTAATGGCGCTGCCACCAACGGAGCTGTTCTCCTCCGCAATCCTGCTTCCACCTTAGTCCTGGTGACCTCCTCTCAGTCATTGACACCTGTGGCTCCCGGACATCCCGCCCATTCAAACTCTTCCGCTTTAAATGTGTCCACTTCTAATGCAACCACTGGACCTGTCCTTGCGATATCTGGCTCAGGAAGTAAAGAGCAAGAGAGGAAGTCAGGTGGCCATGCAGATGCAGGTGGTGCTCTCCCACAGCCTGTCGCTTGCCATCCTTCACCCACCGCCCTGTTGCCCCTCATCCTGCCAGCCGAGTCCCCTCACCCTGCTCCTCGCAAAGATATCATCATGGGACGACCTGGCACTGGTAAGAATCATGAAAGATAAATAAACACCAATTGGAACACTACTTAGTATTGATTATTACTAATTATTATTGATCACCATAGTCATCCACAAAGTTATGGTTATTAtttttacactaccgttcaaaagttcagGGTATAATAAGGTgtaatcaatatatatatatatatatatatatatatatatatatatatatatatatatatatatatatatatatatatatatatatttgttattattattatcattattatttttaaagtaaattaaagcggtcatgaattgcattttttattttattttatgttctcTGAGGTCCACTTATAATGTTATCATGATCAAAAAACATCCTCATTTAGAATTAATAAGCTATTTTCTACCCTGTTTTTGACCCTCTCTTTCGAACACCGTTTTGATGGGCGTGCTGCATTCAAGACTTGGAAGTAAATGCCCACTGCTATGATTGGGTAACagttttgcatattaaaataagtaaGTACTTGGAGTTACCACAGTTATAATGGACAAAGGATGACTTACAGTGTTTCGTTTAAAcggaataatgaatgaatgtcgTTTTTATTGGCTATTTATAGTTCATCCTTATCAATTGTAAGACGGATACGTTGTAATATGCAGTGTcgtgttttaaataaaatgaaacgtGTTGTAATATCTTACTGATGACAAAACAGAAGAACTTGCTCACTGGAGCTTCTATTCAGGATTACATTGAATAgcttagataaaaaaaataagcaaaGCAGCGTTCCctatgtgttttcttcagtatTTGGATATCCCCCGCATTAACCCCATAAATGCCGAAGCAAAGGAAAGAATGGCAAATCACAAATGTCACAACTATTAACAGACTGTGGTGCTATGGTATAAATACTCAGTACATATCAAACGTTCTGTAACAGACAAAGCAATAGTGACACGTGGTAAAATGATGTAGAATGATTCTGGTGGTCTTTCGTTGCACTATGAcgtaataatgtaacaaaaTCTGAAACGAGTCATTCCCTGTTGAAAAATATATAAGCATAAGGTATGTTTTGCATGCTAGGACCAGCAAGGGATGCTAGTTGCTGGTCCCCAGCATGGGAAGTGGGAGTGCTGGTTTCACTTGTGAACAGCATGACTATGGAGCTCCACCAGCTAGACCAGCACTATACTAGCTCTAACCAGCATTAAAGCATCCTAGACCAATATAGAATTCATGTTGGTATATGCTTCTCATCAGGATTTTCTGAgcttggtttcaataaaagctgtttttgaactaacatgaaagttttgagttctgaaacttacaggatatttttatagtacaatgacctcttatatgtcaaaagatcaaggaaaatttgatttctcaattcatgacccctttaatactttcattcagcaatGCATTTGatgaatgcattaaattatttatttatttattttcttctgaAAAAGATGTCTAGTTTTATGAGATGGAggacacaaacaaacactttctaTTTCCTATTAGACTGgcaaactgtaaaaataagggGGACTCAGAGCGACTTTGGTATGCTGGTCAGCAGCAGGTGTGTTTTGGTGTGTGTAGTGAAAAATGCTCCTGTGCTTTCAGGGTCAGTGTTTCTTTAGACAGTTGCAGCATGTCTGAAATGATACACAGGAACTTGCCCAGACATGCATGGCTAGA from Chanodichthys erythropterus isolate Z2021 chromosome 15, ASM2448905v1, whole genome shotgun sequence harbors:
- the cica gene encoding protein capicua homolog isoform X3; the protein is MKPIKKQDRRSPPSTRAKGVKRRMVDSSPQEEKRETEEIPQISPTSPKRHISSNSDSSQEGPLRRNGSPEKEGIHSDGVLSIAVDFGKTDEPPGSSKSGGTQSDSNSSTTSASNSPNPSSSRKTATFKARVPKKKYTSEHYAGNHGNASTPSTPPQSSSSSYNITGANQVPVASAAHTDPHSQTQQAVDSIAEYGHNNVMGPTGRTAGECGEKDGTSVSSPQRCSSTDTASEHSADLEVTASGRDSHSNSQKPQAHSTSTPSQESLSSGLAGVLAKGLKNQRVLARQGPRLGEGWPHDRGREMSGVFRAGVVRRVSESHGSVEVQLNGEKTICKYPFRVTTDSVDLILDASPPGVAPVAIGTQVCIPFRGGDEGSEGAQQWYREGVITQVDQHPAVSFPYRVQLREDLSDERKDMRHGEDDGRAISAQAIWVSRQNLRLLVPPWDLEPPQPAEPGIDGRRVREREWEEREDMEVFRLTAFKVQSLLHPVTVPFTSSHSSSSAINTAITSVLSVAPNRDYDHHREKDQERDLHRHLEREREQDRERERHKHHPLHPSTPEEDMEVSRLSQLRDGGITAAMSSKALGVSSQHRHILSKPNYLSPGRGLSTPIAPHLPLAPHPNHPTMLLGLDSATGAAVISSTPQLPPLPPSSSRGSLDKTPSSNSHGASGGGSGSSSSSSRSRTPLTAAQQKYKKGDVVCTPTGIRKKFNGKQWRRLCSREGCSKESQRRGYCSRHLSMRTKEMEAGGGVGRERSGASSTGTLTPDLRLGGRTSSEYDWDDNSRDSSEASSRGGDSRPRLVMTSLIPQELPRELSRFDFDECEAANMLVSLGSSRSCTPSCTPSYSPVSNQSPFSPAPSPSPTLFGFRPANFSPITAPSPLTPRRPRHLSGTKIPGTPSTERERHISGIVPTFQTNLTFTVPMSPSKRKLDAPPPPLPIASDYTKSDPQLSDPSLSLSAAAFRVLSPQSQPTTPSSLSFPRQRSVTSRPSSSAASTPPPMLVSPTPPSPLPQDPSSRRIVPLRDSPVIVRNPDVPLAKFSDSPLSRRASSRSREHSQPPHHAAGLQAPVPINGAATNGAVLLRNPASTLVLVTSSQSLTPVAPGHPAHSNSSALNVSTSNATTGPVLAISGSGSKEQERKSGGHADAGGALPQPVACHPSPTALLPLILPAESPHPAPRKDIIMGRPGTDLEVNAHCYDWVTVLHIKIIWTNVEPRSVPVFAWHSLVPFLETSQTKMSTQPTDGQTLVNQSKEPRCGVALVTEGLVDHPAPERGSPSCPPPSAEDPPVEREGGDSETESDADDLFFPGVAQDPAPSTSPAKRRTQSLSALPKDGDKKREKDHIRRPMNAFMIFSKRHRALVHQRHPNQDNRTVSKILGEWWYALGPKEKQKYHDLAFQVKEAHFRAHPDWKWCNKDRRKSLSEGRGTPGAKEARERSVSESTEAHSTSQGADHKGAGPSWTSPRSDSHGGSVGGQLQRPRAFSQSAVHTLDRMEQERELDSAGLFQPRPPAHPQRQSEDVTSDEEHMVICEEGDDDVIEDSFADGSIDLKCKERVTDSDDENDHADEADSKRAFQSAVHSSLPFSLAGTTGNKDGEGHEDNLEKKKKRGMGGAEMNNEGPKEGKGGGGGGQVPFHVNSASVTNINTTLPHDVGMYYSQGTVRMAPTIVTNVVRPITSTPIPIASKPVDGGVAVGTLPPDGKPKLLIGAGGAGGGGYFSSSSPKPNGQGSLVTGLVLGGAFPNQPTVQLITPPHPTPCNGAPNNSAVPLPLLHHQFLPSASITPPSGGKPVTQVQYILPTLPATANPNSPNSQQTSSILALPSAAPTHVTLANGVHSGAGQGIRYASVPAVGGVSPGGGGIRIMHSVLEIRHFIKSILGLYYISPFHLSAQFKRSPQSCRARCLFPWQLSEQDLHLRSQFPWWAHPFLFKMGLNQEVRSFKLHQCLWSKQMCILVDQCILAAHFLSLCQPRLSWPLGPPLLRRCS